From the Billgrantia sulfidoxydans genome, one window contains:
- a CDS encoding TRAP transporter large permease: MNLSPEMLTLVMFGGLLVGLFMGHPLAFVLGGVAVIGAYLGPGPRVLGTIINNIYGNAMDNYVLVAIPLFVLMARFLNDSGVTERMFEAMRLLLANLRGGLALTVVIVSVLLAATTGIVGASIAVMGMIALAPMLKYGYNKELSTGVIMASGCLGILIPPSIMLILMASYSPVSVGALFAGALVPGLLLGAMYALYVLLICLVKPSYGPPVPAEERAETSTGQLLIMLAKYVLPPMALILGVLGALFTGIATATEASAIGVGIAFLLFLIFGDRKLTTCFRTLIDASKTTTMVMLVLVGATAFTGVFSRGGGMTVISELVMAMPGGTTGALILMLFLVFILGMFLDWTGIVLLSFPIMLPIVSDMGVDMLWFVVMVAVVLQTSFLTPPFGYALFYLKGVAPKGVEIIDLYKAVIPFCALIVLACLLMAFFPVLVTGLPSLMLGY, translated from the coding sequence ATGAACCTGAGCCCGGAAATGCTGACCCTGGTGATGTTCGGCGGCCTGCTGGTCGGCCTGTTCATGGGCCACCCGCTGGCCTTCGTGCTGGGCGGCGTGGCCGTGATCGGCGCCTATCTCGGCCCCGGCCCCCGCGTGCTCGGCACGATCATCAACAACATCTACGGCAACGCCATGGACAACTACGTCCTGGTGGCCATCCCGCTGTTCGTGCTGATGGCGCGCTTCCTCAACGACTCCGGGGTCACCGAGAGAATGTTCGAAGCGATGCGTCTGCTGCTGGCCAACCTGCGCGGCGGCCTGGCGCTGACCGTGGTCATCGTCTCGGTGCTGCTCGCCGCCACCACCGGCATCGTCGGCGCCTCGATCGCGGTGATGGGCATGATCGCCCTGGCACCGATGCTCAAGTACGGCTACAACAAGGAGCTCAGCACCGGCGTGATCATGGCCAGCGGCTGCCTGGGCATCCTGATCCCGCCCAGCATCATGCTGATCCTGATGGCCAGCTATTCGCCGGTGTCGGTGGGGGCGCTGTTCGCCGGCGCGCTGGTACCGGGGCTGCTGCTGGGCGCCATGTACGCCCTCTACGTGCTGCTGATCTGCCTGGTGAAACCGAGCTACGGGCCACCGGTGCCCGCCGAGGAGCGGGCCGAGACCTCGACCGGCCAGTTGCTGATCATGCTGGCGAAGTACGTGCTGCCGCCGATGGCGCTGATCCTCGGCGTGCTCGGTGCGCTGTTCACCGGTATCGCCACCGCCACCGAGGCCTCGGCCATCGGCGTGGGTATCGCCTTCCTGCTGTTCCTGATCTTCGGCGACCGCAAGCTCACCACCTGCTTCAGGACACTGATCGATGCCAGCAAGACCACTACCATGGTTATGCTGGTGCTGGTCGGCGCCACCGCCTTCACCGGGGTGTTCTCGCGCGGCGGCGGCATGACGGTGATCAGCGAGCTGGTCATGGCCATGCCCGGTGGTACCACCGGCGCACTGATCCTGATGCTGTTCCTGGTCTTCATCCTGGGAATGTTCCTCGACTGGACCGGCATCGTGCTGCTCAGCTTCCCGATCATGCTGCCGATCGTGTCCGACATGGGCGTCGACATGCTGTGGTTCGTGGTGATGGTGGCGGTGGTGCTGCAGACCTCCTTCCTCACTCCACCGTTCGGCTATGCGCTGTTCTACCTGAAGGGCGTGGCGCCCAAGGGGGTCGAGATCATCGACCTCTACAAGGCGGTGATCCCGTTCTGCGCGCTGATCGTGCTGGCCTGCCTGCTGATGGCCTTCTTCCCGGTGCTGGTGACGGGTCTGCCGTCGCTGATGCTCGGCTACTAG
- a CDS encoding ABC transporter permease, whose amino-acid sequence MFRSATTGLSSLSRRLSPWTLLILSVALVVALPVIVVLAHIVMPTQGVWQHLASTVLGRYLGNTFYLTVTVGIGSMVIGTGTAWLVVMCRFPGRRLFEWALLLPLAVPTYVIAYAYTDFLQYAGPVQSWLRAVFDWGRGDYFFPDIRSLGGAATLITLVLYPYVYLLARAAFLEQSVCVLDVGRTLGRGPWNLFATVAVPLARPAIVGGVSLVLMETLNEFGAVQFFGVDTFTTGIYRTWFGLGEQVAAAQLAACLLLFVIVLVLLERWSRGKRQYFHTTNRYQQLPEYRLPGWRGVAAFMACATPVLIGFLVPSGLLLQMAIAKGDTLLGTRFLDFAWNSLMLAVVASLIAVGLAVVLSYGVRLHDSPLTRIATRVASMGYAIPGSVIAVGILIPFAWLDNTLNTWLHAHYGKIVGLVFSGSAFILVYAYVVRFLAVSFNTVEASLGKVTPSMDAASRTLGQTPAGTLKRVHTPIMRGSLIAAGILVFVDVMKELPATIILRPFNFDTLAVRAYGLASDERLAEASTASLAIVAVGILPVVLLSMAMRRSRPGSGRR is encoded by the coding sequence TTGTTCCGATCCGCGACCACCGGCCTTTCCTCCCTGTCTCGGCGCCTGAGCCCGTGGACGCTGCTGATCCTGAGCGTCGCCCTCGTCGTCGCCCTGCCGGTCATCGTGGTGCTGGCGCATATCGTGATGCCGACACAGGGCGTCTGGCAGCATCTGGCCAGCACGGTGCTGGGTCGTTACCTGGGGAATACCTTCTATCTCACCGTCACGGTGGGAATCGGCAGCATGGTGATCGGCACCGGTACCGCCTGGCTGGTGGTGATGTGCCGCTTTCCGGGCCGGCGCCTCTTCGAGTGGGCCCTGCTGCTGCCGCTGGCCGTGCCCACCTACGTGATCGCCTACGCCTATACCGATTTCCTGCAGTACGCGGGCCCCGTGCAGAGCTGGCTGCGCGCGGTCTTCGACTGGGGACGCGGCGACTACTTCTTCCCCGACATCCGCTCGCTGGGCGGCGCCGCCACGCTGATCACCCTGGTGCTCTACCCCTACGTCTACCTGCTGGCCCGGGCGGCCTTCCTGGAACAGTCGGTGTGCGTGCTCGACGTCGGTCGCACGCTGGGGCGCGGCCCATGGAACCTGTTCGCCACCGTGGCCGTGCCGCTGGCACGGCCGGCGATCGTCGGCGGCGTCTCGCTGGTGCTGATGGAGACCCTCAATGAGTTCGGTGCCGTGCAGTTCTTCGGCGTCGACACCTTCACCACCGGCATCTATCGCACCTGGTTCGGCCTGGGCGAGCAGGTTGCCGCGGCCCAGCTCGCCGCTTGTCTGCTGCTGTTCGTCATCGTGCTGGTGCTGCTGGAGCGCTGGTCGCGAGGCAAGCGCCAGTATTTCCATACCACCAATCGCTACCAGCAGCTGCCCGAGTACCGGCTGCCCGGCTGGCGCGGGGTGGCGGCCTTCATGGCCTGCGCCACGCCGGTGCTGATCGGCTTCCTGGTGCCCAGCGGCCTGCTGCTGCAGATGGCCATCGCCAAGGGCGATACGCTGCTCGGCACGCGCTTTCTCGATTTCGCCTGGAACAGCCTGATGCTGGCCGTCGTCGCCTCATTGATCGCGGTGGGCCTGGCGGTCGTACTCAGCTACGGCGTGCGCCTCCACGACAGCCCGCTGACGCGCATCGCCACGCGGGTCGCCTCGATGGGCTATGCCATTCCCGGCTCGGTGATCGCGGTGGGCATCCTGATTCCCTTCGCCTGGCTCGACAACACGCTCAATACCTGGCTGCACGCCCACTACGGCAAGATCGTCGGGCTGGTCTTCAGCGGCTCGGCCTTCATCCTGGTGTACGCCTACGTGGTGCGCTTCCTGGCGGTGTCGTTCAATACCGTGGAGGCCAGCCTGGGCAAGGTGACGCCGAGCATGGATGCCGCCTCGCGCACCCTGGGCCAGACGCCGGCCGGTACGCTCAAGCGGGTCCACACGCCGATCATGCGCGGCAGCCTGATCGCCGCCGGCATCCTGGTGTTCGTCGATGTCATGAAGGAGCTGCCGGCCACCATCATCCTGCGCCCCTTCAACTTCGATACCCTGGCGGTCAGGGCCTACGGCCTGGCCTCGGACGAGCGCCTTGCCGAGGCCTCGACGGCGTCGCTGGCCATCGTGGCCGTCGGCATCCTGCCGGTGGTCCTGCTGAGCATGGCCATGCGCCGTTCGCGCCCCGGCTCAGGCCGCCGCTGA
- a CDS encoding ABC transporter ATP-binding protein translates to MEGVQHAFGSQTAVRGVDLDVAPGEVVCLLGPSGCGKTTLLRIAAGLEVLQRGRVSLNGGEIAVPKGRHVPPEKRNVGLAFQDSALFPHLTVIENVTFGLKGEPPRQRRERALTLLEQLGMASYADSYPHMLSGGQQQRVALARALAPAPQLMLLDEPFSSLDARLRDRIRDDTLHVLKKVGAATLLVTHDPEEAMFMADRIALMRDGRIVQVGTPRELYCAPCDPFVVAFFGEVNELSGEVRGGRVQTPVGPVEAGWLPEGSQALVMIRPEALRITEHFEPAPEHRHSHVVMAKLLGRSSLLHICAHGEDGSEAHLHARVPGVFLPAEGQRVDIHLDLSQVFVFPSAAA, encoded by the coding sequence ATGGAGGGAGTGCAACATGCTTTCGGCAGCCAGACGGCCGTGCGTGGCGTCGACCTCGATGTGGCGCCTGGCGAGGTCGTTTGTCTGCTGGGCCCCTCGGGCTGCGGCAAGACCACGCTGCTGCGCATCGCGGCGGGGCTAGAGGTACTGCAGCGGGGGCGCGTGAGCCTCAACGGCGGCGAGATCGCCGTGCCCAAGGGTCGCCACGTGCCGCCGGAGAAGCGCAACGTCGGCCTGGCCTTCCAGGATTCCGCGCTGTTTCCTCACCTCACGGTGATCGAGAACGTCACCTTCGGGCTGAAGGGCGAGCCCCCCCGGCAGCGCCGCGAGCGGGCCCTGACCCTGCTCGAGCAGCTGGGCATGGCCAGCTATGCCGACAGCTACCCGCACATGCTCTCCGGCGGACAGCAGCAGCGTGTGGCGCTGGCCCGCGCCCTGGCGCCGGCGCCCCAGCTGATGCTGCTCGACGAACCCTTCTCCAGCCTCGACGCGCGGCTGCGCGATCGCATCCGTGACGATACCCTGCACGTGCTAAAGAAGGTCGGCGCCGCCACCCTGCTGGTGACCCACGATCCCGAGGAGGCCATGTTCATGGCCGATCGCATCGCCCTGATGCGCGATGGGCGCATCGTCCAGGTGGGCACCCCCCGGGAGCTCTACTGCGCCCCCTGCGACCCCTTCGTCGTCGCCTTCTTCGGCGAGGTCAACGAACTCTCGGGCGAGGTGCGGGGCGGTCGCGTGCAGACCCCGGTGGGGCCGGTGGAGGCCGGCTGGTTGCCCGAAGGGAGCCAGGCGCTGGTGATGATCCGCCCCGAGGCGCTGCGCATCACCGAGCACTTCGAGCCGGCGCCGGAGCATCGCCACAGCCACGTGGTCATGGCCAAGCTGCTGGGGCGCAGCAGCCTGTTGCACATCTGCGCTCACGGTGAGGACGGCAGCGAAGCCCACCTGCACGCCAGGGTGCCCGGCGTGTTCCTGCCTGCCGAGGGGCAGCGGGTGGACATTCACCTCGACCTGTCGCAGGTCTTCGTCTTCCCCTCAGCGGCGGCCTGA
- a CDS encoding Fe(3+) ABC transporter substrate-binding protein, producing the protein MIHRQRLVAPLAAILAGSALASTAGADELNLYSARHYDSDEKLYQAFTEQTGIEVNLLEGDSDQLIERIQREGVASPADVMITVDAGRLWRAEQDGVFQSVESDVLNERLPEAMRHPEGKWFGFSQRVRAIVYNPENVDPSEITSYEDLTDPRWEGEICIRSSNNIYNQSLLASMIEHHGAEGAEEWAQGVVGNMARDPEGGDTDQIKAVAAGECDLAVANHYYYVRLLESEEAADREVAEKVGILFPNQDDRGTHVNVGGAGVVSTAPNRENAVRFLEFLASDEAQEIFAAGNYEFPVVEGVKMSETLESWGEFKKDDLNVSILGENNPEAVRIFDRVGWR; encoded by the coding sequence ATGATCCATCGTCAGCGTCTCGTCGCTCCCCTTGCCGCCATCCTGGCGGGCTCCGCTCTGGCCAGCACGGCAGGCGCCGATGAGCTCAACCTCTACTCGGCCCGCCACTACGACTCCGACGAGAAGCTCTACCAGGCCTTCACCGAGCAGACCGGGATCGAGGTCAACCTGCTGGAGGGCGACTCCGACCAGCTGATCGAGCGCATCCAGCGCGAGGGCGTGGCCAGCCCCGCCGATGTCATGATCACCGTCGATGCCGGTCGCCTGTGGCGCGCCGAGCAGGACGGGGTCTTCCAGAGCGTCGAATCCGACGTGCTCAACGAGCGTCTGCCGGAAGCCATGCGCCACCCCGAAGGCAAGTGGTTCGGCTTCAGCCAGCGCGTGCGGGCGATCGTCTACAACCCCGAGAACGTCGACCCCAGCGAGATCACCTCCTACGAGGACCTGACCGACCCGCGCTGGGAGGGCGAGATCTGCATCCGCTCCTCCAACAATATCTACAACCAGTCGCTGCTGGCCTCGATGATCGAGCATCACGGTGCGGAGGGTGCCGAGGAGTGGGCCCAGGGCGTGGTCGGCAACATGGCGCGCGACCCCGAAGGCGGCGACACCGACCAGATCAAGGCCGTGGCTGCCGGTGAGTGCGATCTGGCCGTGGCCAACCACTACTACTACGTGCGCCTGCTCGAGTCCGAGGAGGCCGCCGATCGCGAAGTGGCCGAGAAGGTGGGCATCCTGTTCCCCAACCAGGATGACCGCGGCACCCACGTCAACGTCGGCGGTGCCGGCGTGGTGAGCACCGCGCCGAACCGCGAGAATGCCGTTCGCTTCCTCGAGTTCCTGGCCTCCGACGAGGCCCAGGAGATCTTCGCCGCCGGCAACTATGAGTTTCCCGTGGTCGAAGGCGTGAAGATGAGCGAGACGCTCGAGTCCTGGGGCGAATTCAAGAAGGACGACCTCAACGTCAGCATCCTGGGCGAGAACAACCCGGAAGCGGTTCGCATCTTCGATCGCGTCGGCTGGCGCTGA
- a CDS encoding LysR family transcriptional regulator, giving the protein MQLLLTSLRYFEEVARQGSLRKASERLHVAASAINRQILKLEDELGVPLFERLPRGLRLSPAGELMLYQIRQWQRDERQMLETLGDIRGTGCAEVRIATIESLTDQLLPSLLRGFRERFPRVRFVLTTGLTDTILEQVATGEADIGICMNPPVTRRIRFEQAVELGFGAVVAPTHPLAEKETVRLRDCRPYPAILPSAEMFHGSTLERTLAHSDIDLTPLAGCNRILTIKSLARAGLGVAYLNKLDVARELEHGELVFKPLQDRNIAKARLVLCSAAERALPMAVAVLAEELSEALLGIEPGGDGMAPGASRRA; this is encoded by the coding sequence ATGCAGCTACTGCTGACCTCTCTGCGCTATTTCGAGGAAGTCGCCCGCCAGGGATCGCTGCGCAAGGCGTCAGAACGGCTGCACGTCGCCGCCTCGGCCATCAATCGACAGATTCTCAAGCTCGAGGATGAGCTCGGTGTGCCGCTGTTCGAGCGGCTACCGCGGGGGCTGCGGCTGTCGCCGGCGGGTGAGTTGATGCTCTACCAGATTCGCCAATGGCAGCGCGACGAGCGCCAGATGCTGGAGACCCTGGGCGACATCCGTGGCACCGGCTGCGCCGAGGTTCGCATCGCCACCATCGAGTCGTTGACCGACCAGCTACTGCCCTCCCTCCTGCGCGGCTTCAGGGAGCGCTTCCCGCGGGTGCGTTTCGTGCTGACCACCGGCCTGACCGACACGATTCTGGAGCAAGTCGCCACCGGAGAGGCCGATATCGGCATCTGCATGAACCCGCCGGTGACGCGTCGGATTCGCTTCGAGCAGGCGGTCGAGCTGGGTTTCGGCGCGGTAGTGGCCCCCACGCACCCGCTGGCCGAGAAGGAAACGGTACGCCTGCGTGACTGCCGTCCCTACCCGGCGATTCTGCCCAGCGCCGAGATGTTTCACGGCTCGACCCTGGAGCGCACGCTTGCCCATTCGGACATCGACCTCACCCCCCTGGCCGGCTGCAACCGAATCCTGACGATCAAGTCGCTGGCGCGGGCCGGTTTGGGAGTCGCCTATCTCAACAAGCTCGACGTCGCTCGCGAACTGGAGCATGGGGAGCTGGTATTCAAGCCGCTGCAGGATCGCAACATCGCCAAGGCCCGGCTGGTGCTGTGCAGTGCGGCCGAGCGCGCTCTGCCGATGGCGGTGGCGGTACTGGCCGAGGAGTTGAGCGAGGCGCTGCTGGGCATCGAGCCCGGGGGAGACGGCATGGCCCCGGGGGCGTCGAGGAGAGCGTAA
- a CDS encoding uracil-xanthine permease family protein produces MRTTHDPTETRPVEPVDEKLPWHSMMLYGFQHVLVMAAAPITAVFLVGQAMGFGSDVTVALMSATFLACGLGTLLQSFGPFGIGARLPFVQVPGGAPIVIFLAIAQATDIQTATGAVILTGLFYFLALPFFTKVLKFFPPIVIGTMLLLVAVNLVRIFGGLITGKPDSPDFANLTSIALALLTMGCIVLFARIFTGVLQRIAVMLGLVAGAAVATLLGVMSFDNVLAGPVVAFPSLFPFGMPKFDLFASLPLIIFSVVSMTEATGQTMATAEIVEKQGDSRALVPRNIRADALGSLIGGCFGTSLIITSGENIGIVRATGVRSRYVTVAAGIILVALALLAPLGRVAATLPTAVVAGTAVIVFAIIGVMGINILRKVDFNEHGNMFTLAAALAMGLLPIVVPGFYSAFPQHLQIILGNGLAMGTLTAVLVNILFHHLGHARLPAPATKQADLASEHIKSK; encoded by the coding sequence ATGAGAACGACGCATGATCCCACCGAGACGAGGCCGGTCGAGCCCGTAGACGAGAAGCTGCCGTGGCACTCGATGATGCTCTACGGCTTCCAGCACGTACTGGTGATGGCCGCCGCGCCGATCACCGCCGTGTTCCTGGTGGGCCAGGCAATGGGCTTCGGCAGCGACGTCACGGTGGCCTTGATGAGTGCCACCTTCCTCGCCTGCGGCCTGGGCACGCTGCTGCAGTCCTTCGGCCCCTTCGGCATCGGCGCGCGGCTGCCCTTCGTTCAGGTGCCGGGCGGCGCACCGATCGTGATTTTCCTGGCCATCGCCCAGGCCACCGACATCCAGACCGCGACCGGCGCGGTGATCCTCACGGGGCTGTTCTATTTCCTGGCCCTGCCGTTCTTCACCAAGGTACTGAAATTCTTTCCTCCGATCGTGATCGGCACCATGCTGCTGCTGGTCGCAGTCAACCTGGTGCGCATCTTCGGCGGGCTGATCACCGGCAAGCCGGACTCGCCGGATTTCGCCAACCTGACCAGCATCGCCCTGGCACTACTCACCATGGGCTGCATCGTGCTCTTCGCCCGAATCTTCACCGGCGTGCTGCAGCGCATTGCCGTCATGCTGGGTTTGGTCGCCGGCGCGGCCGTGGCCACGCTGCTTGGCGTGATGAGCTTCGACAACGTGCTGGCCGGCCCGGTGGTGGCCTTCCCATCGCTGTTCCCCTTCGGCATGCCGAAGTTCGATCTCTTCGCCTCGCTGCCGTTGATCATCTTCAGCGTGGTCTCCATGACCGAGGCCACCGGCCAGACCATGGCCACCGCCGAGATCGTCGAGAAGCAAGGTGACTCACGCGCCCTGGTGCCGCGCAACATCCGCGCCGATGCGCTGGGCTCGTTGATCGGTGGTTGCTTCGGTACTTCGCTGATCATCACCAGCGGCGAGAACATCGGTATCGTGCGCGCCACCGGTGTGCGTTCGCGCTACGTGACCGTGGCGGCCGGCATCATTCTCGTGGCCTTGGCACTGCTCGCCCCTCTCGGACGGGTGGCCGCCACCCTGCCCACCGCCGTGGTCGCCGGCACCGCGGTGATCGTATTCGCCATCATCGGCGTGATGGGCATCAACATCCTGCGTAAGGTCGACTTCAACGAGCATGGCAACATGTTCACGCTGGCCGCGGCGCTGGCCATGGGTCTGCTTCCGATCGTCGTACCCGGCTTCTACAGCGCCTTTCCACAGCACCTGCAGATCATCCTCGGCAACGGCCTGGCCATGGGCACACTGACGGCGGTGCTGGTCAACATTCTGTTCCACCACCTCGGTCACGCCCGTCTCCCCGCACCCGCGACCAAGCAGGCCGACCTCGCCAGCGAACACATCAAGAGCAAGTAG
- a CDS encoding amidohydrolase family protein — MDTPSQARNAAGRGALCPESFAADTLLLLPEEVLLESGCARNKAVLVANGKFAEIDERAALLARHPELTPIALPGKLLMPGFIDAHHHLTQSLGKSLVFGEPSEIFKRIWVPLEASLDERLLYLSAKLAALEALRGGFTTAVDAGTRASAEIGSIAQAVEETGLRCVLGFICNDLGGGREAHQDGAAIRRDAERHLARWAGHALVVPSLAVSIPEVASDGMLRDVAALCGEGGAIFQTHVNEHLQAVERSLVARRQRPLEHLHAVGALGPQTLIAHATLVTPTELNLLRDTDTAVAFNPVASAWKGNAVAPALQMAALGIRFGLGTDGTRSDAFRLMDAAETSQRLSAGLATGDSSCGGGWLWLEHATRGSAEAAGLARLTGEIAPGLAADFLLLDLDVPEMTPSWDLPWELVRYANRDQIEAVFTNGRLRLWQGWPVDWDARALLAEVREAAGAAVERAPIQRVHATSSTHRAAAKRSGNDDAEPTVKAAQRS; from the coding sequence ATGGACACTCCGTCACAGGCCCGCAACGCCGCGGGCCGGGGGGCACTCTGCCCCGAGTCTTTCGCAGCCGACACTCTTCTGCTGCTGCCCGAGGAGGTACTGCTGGAGAGCGGCTGCGCCAGGAACAAGGCGGTCCTCGTCGCGAACGGCAAGTTCGCCGAGATCGACGAACGCGCGGCGCTGCTCGCTCGCCATCCCGAACTGACGCCGATTGCACTGCCCGGCAAGCTGCTGATGCCCGGCTTCATCGACGCCCATCATCACCTGACCCAGTCGCTCGGCAAGTCGCTGGTGTTCGGCGAACCCTCCGAGATCTTCAAGCGCATCTGGGTCCCGCTCGAGGCCAGCCTCGACGAGCGATTGCTCTACCTCTCGGCCAAGCTCGCCGCGCTGGAGGCGCTGCGCGGTGGCTTTACCACCGCGGTGGACGCCGGCACCCGCGCCTCGGCGGAGATCGGCAGCATCGCCCAGGCCGTCGAGGAGACCGGCCTGCGCTGCGTGTTGGGCTTCATCTGCAATGATCTGGGCGGTGGCAGGGAAGCGCACCAGGATGGCGCCGCGATACGTCGCGACGCCGAACGGCACCTGGCCCGTTGGGCCGGCCATGCGCTGGTCGTCCCCTCGCTGGCGGTGTCGATTCCCGAGGTGGCCAGCGATGGCATGCTGCGTGACGTGGCCGCACTCTGCGGCGAAGGCGGTGCCATCTTCCAGACCCACGTCAACGAGCATCTCCAGGCGGTGGAGCGTTCGCTGGTCGCACGCCGCCAGCGCCCCTTGGAGCACCTGCACGCGGTGGGCGCGCTGGGACCGCAGACGCTGATTGCCCACGCCACCCTGGTCACGCCAACGGAGCTCAACCTGCTGCGCGACACCGATACCGCGGTGGCCTTCAATCCCGTCGCCAGCGCGTGGAAAGGCAACGCCGTGGCGCCGGCCCTGCAGATGGCCGCGCTGGGTATTCGTTTCGGCCTGGGGACCGACGGCACGCGCAGCGATGCCTTTCGCCTGATGGATGCCGCCGAGACCAGTCAGCGTCTGTCCGCCGGCCTGGCAACCGGGGATTCATCGTGCGGCGGCGGCTGGCTGTGGCTCGAGCACGCCACCCGCGGCAGCGCCGAGGCGGCAGGGCTCGCGCGCCTGACCGGCGAGATCGCCCCGGGCCTGGCCGCCGATTTCCTGCTCCTCGACCTCGACGTGCCGGAAATGACGCCCTCCTGGGACCTCCCCTGGGAGCTGGTGCGCTATGCCAATCGCGATCAGATCGAGGCCGTGTTCACCAACGGCCGGCTGCGCCTGTGGCAAGGCTGGCCGGTAGACTGGGATGCTCGCGCGCTGCTTGCCGAGGTGCGCGAGGCGGCCGGCGCCGCCGTGGAACGCGCGCCGATCCAGCGGGTGCACGCGACGTCGTCGACGCACCGGGCAGCGGCCAAGAGGAGCGGGAATGACGACGCCGAGCCGACGGTGAAAGCGGCGCAACGCTCATGA
- a CDS encoding sulfite exporter TauE/SafE family protein: MNEIVVFAVIATATGIAAFVQGAIGIGFALIVAPVLGFLRPDLLPVALLILMLPLNLYVGLREREAIDWKGVGWIGLGRLPGTFLGLWILVVLSADSLNQVVGASTVIAVLAALFAPVFRPKAGACASVGVITGITETATGVGGPPLALLYQHRPGPELRSTIACCFLIGEIVSLVILAVAGKFHLDQLRWALYLLPPLLIGSVASRVTHHRIDARRLRQGVLLFALVSGVVLMVPY; encoded by the coding sequence ATGAACGAGATCGTCGTCTTTGCCGTCATCGCCACCGCCACCGGTATCGCTGCCTTCGTGCAAGGCGCGATCGGGATCGGCTTCGCGCTGATCGTCGCCCCGGTGCTGGGTTTCCTGCGCCCCGACCTGCTGCCGGTGGCCCTGCTGATCCTGATGCTGCCGCTCAATCTCTACGTCGGCCTGCGGGAACGTGAGGCGATCGACTGGAAGGGCGTGGGCTGGATCGGCCTGGGCCGCCTGCCGGGGACTTTCCTCGGCCTGTGGATCCTGGTCGTCCTGAGTGCCGACAGCCTCAACCAGGTGGTCGGCGCCTCGACGGTGATCGCCGTGCTCGCCGCCCTGTTCGCCCCGGTATTTCGCCCCAAGGCGGGCGCCTGCGCCTCGGTCGGGGTCATCACCGGCATCACCGAAACCGCCACCGGCGTCGGCGGCCCGCCGCTGGCGCTGCTCTACCAGCATCGACCTGGCCCGGAGCTGCGCTCGACCATCGCCTGCTGCTTCCTGATCGGAGAGATCGTCTCGCTGGTCATTCTGGCCGTGGCGGGCAAGTTCCACCTCGACCAGCTGCGGTGGGCCCTCTACCTGCTGCCGCCGCTGCTCATCGGCAGCGTCGCCAGCCGCGTGACGCACCATCGCATCGATGCCCGGCGCCTACGCCAGGGCGTGCTGCTGTTCGCGCTGGTGTCGGGCGTCGTCCTGATGGTGCCCTACTAG